In Eubalaena glacialis isolate mEubGla1 chromosome 4, mEubGla1.1.hap2.+ XY, whole genome shotgun sequence, one DNA window encodes the following:
- the CRB3 gene encoding protein crumbs homolog 3, giving the protein MASPGLGLLLALGLPLLLTRWGRVWGQTPDPTVSGNSTITPSGPSPGSNGALSQEATIAIIVVFSLLAAVLLAVGLVLLVQKLREKRQTEGTYRPSSEEQFSHAAEAQAPQDSKETVRGCLPI; this is encoded by the exons ATGGCGAGCCCCGGCCTGGGGCTGCTCTTGGCGCTCGGCCTGCCGCTGCTGCTGACCCGCTGGGGCCGGGTCTGGGGGCAAA CACCGGACCCCACTGTAAGTGGGAACAGCACCATTACACCCTCtggccccagccctggctccaATGGGGCCCTG TCGCAGGAGGCCACCATTGCCATCATCGTGGTCTTCTCCCTTCTGGCCGCCGTGCTCCTGGCCGTGGGCCTGGTACTTCTGGTGCAGAAGCTTCGGGAGAAGCGGCAGACGGAGGGCACCTACCGGCCCAGCAGTGAGGAGCAG ttCTCCCATGCAGCCGAGGCCCAGGCTCCCCAGGACTCCAAGGAGACGGTGCGGGGCTGCCTGCCCATCTAG